ATCCCCGAGCCGGTTGAGCCACGTGAGTGGGATGTGCCGAGACGAGCACCCATCCGCCCCGTTCACAGGTCAATGGCCGCTGTTCGAGAAAGCCCCGAATGACCACATCCGAGACCAAGAAGAAGCGCTCGCCGCTCGTGCGAGTGGTGCTCGCCGTCGCGGCGCTCTTCACGGCCTGGCACGTGTTCGCGTCGTTCCTCTGGATCGCGCCGACCTCGCCGATGCGCGAGGTCGTGCCCGGCAACGCGCTGTCGAGCTACATGATTCCTTTCTTCGGACAGTCGTGGAGCGTGTTCGCGCCGGCGCCGATCAACGGCGACTACACGTTCAAGGTGCGCGCGCAGGTCGAGGGTGACGACGGCGAGCTCACCGAGACTGAGTGGGTCGACGCCACCGCGGTCGAGCTCTCGATGATTCAGTACAACCTGTTCCCGCCGCGCGCGGGCATCCAATCGACGCAGGTCGCGAGCTCGTACAAGGGCAGCTTCGACGACCTCAACGCCGACCACCGCGTGGTCGTCGCGCTCAACTACTTTGAAGACGACTTCGAGCAGCGCCTCGAAGACAAGCTCGACGAATACGGCGACGAGAACGCCGTCGACGCGTACATGCCGACCGAGCACATGGCCACGGCTTACGCGACGCAGGTCGCCCACGCGATTTGGGGCGACGGCGTCGTGCGCGTGCAGTTCGAGGTGACGCGCCAGAACGTCATTCCGTTCGAACAGCGCAACGACGCCGACGCGACCCTGCCCGACCCGACCATCCTCAGCCCCGGTTGGCGCGGCACGGTGCGCAACGAGGGGCAGTCCGACGAGGCGTTCGAGGAGATCTTCCGCGACACCTACGAAGGGATGCAGGAGTGAGCGGGCGCGCAGGGTTCGGCACCCAGGTGCGTCGCGTGCTGGTCGGCATCGGCTCGTTCATCGCGGAGGGCGTGACGGCGCTACTGCGGGGCGCCGGCAAGCTCATCCGTCAGGGCTACGACTTCGCCGAGGCCTGGCTGCTCGACTCGAAGAAGGCGACGTACGGGCTGGCGATTACGCGTATCCTGCTCGGCGCTGCCGCGGTGGGGCTCCTGGTCTCGAACTTCCGCACGCGGCTCTACTCCTTCGGCAGTGGCTCGCTCTGGAATGGTGAGGGCATCGAGGCGGTCAGCGACTTCCCGAAGATCTGGCTGTTCAGCTGGTTCCACAACGCGATGGCGAATGACGCCGCCTACACCGCGCTCTACCTGCTGCTGCTCGCGCTCGCCGTGGCGTTCACGCTCGGCTGGCGCACGCGCGTCGTGCATCCCGTGTTCCTCGTGCTCTGGGTGAGCTTCATCGAGGCGAACGACATGCTCGGCGACCAGGGCGACAACATGTACCGCATCGCCCTCTTCTTCATGCTGTTCGCCGACTGCGCCGGCCGATGGTCGCTGGATGCGCGCCGTCGGGAGAAGCGCGGGCTCGAGCCGAAGAGTGAAAACTGGCGCCAGATTCAAAACCTGCTGCACAACCTGGTGCTCGTGATTCTCACGGCGCAGGTGTCGTTCGTCTACGTTTCGGGCGCACTCTACAAGGCAGGCGGCGCACCGTGGCAGCACGGTCACGCGGTCTACGACCCGCTGATGACCGAGCGCTTCGGCACCTGGCCGGTGCTGAGCGACCTCATCACCTCGTGGGGGCCGCTCGTGACGGTCGCGGCCTGGGGCTCGATCATCATGCAGCTCGCCTTCCCGTTCCTGCTGCTCACGCGCTTCACGCGCGTAATCGGCCTCTTCGCGATCCTCACGTTCCACGTCGCGATCGGCGTGCTGATGGGCCTGCCCTGGTTCTCGCTGTCGATGATCGCGATCGACTCGATTTTCGTGCGCGACCGCACGTGGCGCGCCATCGCACACGGCCACGGCCAGCGCATCCGCGGGGCTGCCGCGGTCGCACGGGAGAGGGTGCCAGCGCCGTAGGACGCCCTTCGGCGCCCGCCCTTTCTTCGGAGCACCGGCACCGTCTGGCGCCGTGAGTCGGACAAACTCGCAGAAAATGGTCGTTTGAACGGGCTCAGCCCGTTCAAACGACCAAAATCTCGGAGTTGCGCCAAGAAGTTGCGGGCACGGTTCGATGTGTGACGAATTTGAACGCGGTTGGCCGGTGGCGTACCCGCGCATCCGGCCCGCCGCACGCCCAGTGCGCGGGTGGCGAACGGGCAGCCAGCGCCAAAGTGGGCGCTAGTAGGATTTCCGCAACTGCAGGGGCGTGTTGCTGCCCCGCTTCCCGAGCCGGGCATCCGGCGTCGCTGAACGAAAGGCAGCGGGTTCGCTCGCGCGCATGAAAACCTTGAAGAAACTCCTGAAGAGCCCGATCACGATTGTGCTGCTCGCGGTGATCGTCATCGGAATCGGCTTCAGCCTGATCAACCAGCAGGGCAACACTGAGGTCACGACGCAGCAGGGTCTCGAGATCCTGAAGAAGGACAAGCTCAAGACCGTCACCATCGTTCAGGGTGACAACCGCGTCAACATCGAGTTCGTCGAGGCCGACGAGGAGTACGGCCAGCAGGCGCACTTCTACTTCGTGGATGCGCGTGCCGAGGCCGTCGTCGGCGCGGTCGACGGCGCCGATATCGCCGAGAACTACAACGACGAGGTGCCCGGCCCGAACTGGTTCAGCACCGCGCTTTCGCTGTTGCTGCCGCTCGTGCTCATCGGTTTCTTCGTGTGGCTGATGCTGTCGAGCATGCAGGGTGGCGGTGCCGGCGGCATGATGAAGTTCGGCAAGTCGAAGGCGAAGCTCGTCAACAAGGAAGACCCGCAGGTCACCTTTGCCGACGTCGCCGGCGCGAACGAGGCGCTCGAGGAGCTCGCCGAGATTAAGGACTTCCTGAAGGAACCCGACAAGTTCCTCGCCGTCGGCGCGAAAATCCCGAAGGGCGTGCTGCTCTACGGCCCTCCCGGTACCGGTAAGACGCTGCTCGCGAAGGCCGTCGCGGGTGAGGCGGGCACGCCGTTCTACTCGATTTCGGGTTCCGACTTCGTCGAGATGTTCGTCGGTGTCGGCGCCTCGCGCGTGCGCGACCTGTTCGAGCAGGCGAAGCAGAACGCACCGGCCATCATCTTCATCGACGAGATCGACGCGGTCGGTCGCCAGCGCGGCGTCGGCATGGGCGGCGGCAACGACGAGCGCGAGCAGACGCTGAACCAGCTGCTCGTCGAGATGGACGGCTTCGACGCGACGACGAACGTCATCCTTATTGCGGCGACGAACCGCCCGGATGTGCTCGACCCGGCCCTGCTGCGCCCCGGCCGCTTCGACCGCCAGATCGGCGTCGACGCCCCCGACCTCGAGGGCCGCCGCAAGATCCTCGAGGTGCACTCGAAGGGCAAGCCGATCGCGAAGGACGTCGATCTCTCGGTCGTCGCCCGCAAGACCCCCGGCTTCACCGGTGCTGACCTCGCGAACGTGCTCAACGAGGCCGCGCTGCTCACGGCTCGCCTCGGCGCGCAGATCGTCGACGCCCGCGCGATCGACGAAGCGATCGACCGCGTCATCGCCGGCCCGCAGCGCCGCAGCCGCGTCATGAACGACCAGGAAAAGCTGATCACGGCGTACCACGAGGGCGGCCACGCGATTGCGGCCGCGGCCCTGCGCCACACCGACCCGGTGACGAAGATCACGATCCTGCCGCGCGGCCGCGCGCTCGGCTACACGATGGTCGTGCCGCTTGAAGACAAGTACTCGGTCACCCGCAATGAGCTGCTCGACCAGCTCACCTACGCGATGGGTGGGCGCATCGCCGAGGAGCTCGTGTTCCACGACCCGACGACCGGCGCATCCAACGACATCGAGAAGGCCACGAAGACGGCCCGCAAGATGGTCACCGAGTACGGCATGTCGAACACCGTCGGCGCGATCAAGCTCGGCGAGAACGAGGGCGAGTCGCCGTACTCGCGCTCGCAGGGTGCGCCGTACTCCGACACGACCGCCGTCGTCGTCGACCGCGAGGTGCAGGGACTGCTCGAGCAGGCGCAGCAGGAGGCCTGGTGGGTGCTCACGAACAACCGTGACGTGCTCGACCGCCTCGCCGCCGAACTGCTCGATGTCGAGACCATCGGCCATGAGCGCCTCGCCGAAATCTTCGAGGGCATCGTCAAGCTGCCCGAGCGCCCGCAGTGGCTCTCGAGCCCCGAGCGCCCCGTCAGCTCGCGCCCGCCGGTGCCGCTGAAGCCGCACCTCCCCGCGAGCGGTGAGGAGGCGCCGAGCAGCCATGCGACTGGGGCTGGTGAGGATGCGCCTGGGCACGGTGAGGGGGCTGGCGCGCCTGGTGCCGGTGCTGGTCAGCCTGGTAGCGGCGCCGGTCAGCCTGGCGCCGGCCAGCCTGGTGGCGGCCACGCACCCGGCGGCGCCGGCGAGCCCGACGGTGGCGCGCATCCTGGTGGTGCACCGCAGCCCGGGTTCGGGGGCGACAAGCCCGGCGTGACCGACGTGCATCCTGGCCTCGACCGGCCCGAGCCCGGCTCGGGTCTCGACAACCCCGAGGGCCCGACGCGCCCCGGCGCCTGGTCGTAGCGATGGCGGTGGATGCGCAGCGCGCGCAGGCGGCCGTGCGAGAGTTGCTCGCCGCCTGCGGCCTCGACCCGGATTCGGCGCAGTTCGCGCGCACGCCCGCGCGCGTTGCCGCCGCAGCGGCCGAGCTGTTCGCGGGAGTCGGCGTCGACGCGGTCGCGCCCCTGATCGAGGGACGCATCTCGCTCGGCGAGCCCGATGCGGCGCCGTCGGTCAATCGCCTCGAGGCCGTCGAATCGGGGCAGCCGGTGCTGCTGCGGAACATCCGTTTCCGTTCGGTGTGCGAGCACCACCTGCTGCCGTTTGACGGCTGGGTGCAGCTCGCCTACCTGCCCGGTGACTCGATCATCGGGTTCGGCCGGCTCTACGACCTCGTTGAGACGCTGTCGAGCGCGCCGACGCTGCAGGAGCGGCTCGGCGACGACCTCGTCGACGCGATCATGACCGGCCTCGACGCCCGCGGCGCCATCGCCGTGCTCGAGGCGCGGCAGGGATGCGTCGCCGACCGCGGGCCGCGTCAGAGCGACTCCGAGACGGTCACGCTCGCGACCCGGGGCGCGTTCAACAACCCGGATGCGCGGGCCGAGGTGCTGCGGCTCATCGCCCTGGGCGCGTCCGACCGCGACGAGTAGGGGAGCGCGCCGCTCGCGGCGCTGAGGATGCCGCGGCGCGTGGCGCCGCTCCTGCTTTTGTGGCGACTTAGTGTCGCCAATATCCCACTTTTCGCGCTGAAAGTGGGACATCGGCGACACTCTGCGTTGAGGGGCGCACCCACGCCCAGGGTGGCAGCCGCAAAGTGTCCTCAAGATCCCACTTTTCGCGTCAGAAGTGGGACTTCGGGGACACCAAAAACGAGCGGGGCGCGACCACGACCGGCCGCGCCCCACCCAGACCCCAAACCTCAGCGGGCGAGCTCTTCCTGACGGCGAATCTTGCCGCGCCGGCCGATCCACGCGACCACGAACGACAGCACGAGCGCGAAAAATACCCCGAGGTTGGCGTAGGCCCAGTCGCCATCGCGGCCCCCGACCATCCAGAGCAGGTAGCCCTGCCAGTTGTTCCACGCGGCGTCCTCGGCAAACGAGTTCACGACGAAGCCCCAGCCGACCACCGAGGTGACCACCATCGTGCCGATCGACAGCCAGTCCCACGACCCATACCTGCCCCGCGCGTCAAACAGCGCGGCGTCGTCGTAGTCGCGGCGACGCGTGAGAATGTCGGCGATGAGGATGCCCGCCCATGACGCGAGCGGCACGCCCAGCGTGATCAGGAAGCTCTGGAACGGCCCGAGGAAGTCGGTCGCGAAGAACACGACGTAGATCGTGCCGGCGGTGAGGATGAGGCCGTCGATCGCGGCGGCCGAGGGGCGCGGGATGCGGATGCCCAGGCTGAGCAGCGTGAGCCCCGACGAGTAGATGCCGAGCACGGCGCCCGACACGAGCGCGAGTACCGCGGTGAGCAAGAACGGGATGAGCACCCAGGTCGGAAGGATCGCGGCGAGTGCGCCGATCGGGTCGCCCGCGATCGCCTCGTTGAGCGCGGGGTCGGATCCGGCGAGCAGCACACCGAAGACGACGAGTACGACGGGCGCGACCGAGCCGCCGAAGGCGTTCCAGAACACGATCTTGCCGTCGGGGGTGTCGCGGCGCTGGTAGCGCGACCAGTCGGCGGCGATGTTGATCCAGCCGAGGCCGAAGCCGGTCATGACCATGACGAGCGCGCCGATGACTTGGCCGAGGCTGCCGCTCTCGAGCGCCGAGACGGCCGCGAAGTCGATGTGCGAGAACGCGAGGATCGCGTAGAGAATCGTGACGGCACCGGTGATCCAGGTGAGGATCGACTGCAGCCGCATGATCACGTGGTAGCCGAGCACCGAGGCAGCCACGATGAGCGCCGCGACCACGACGGTCGCGATGATCTGCACGACCACGCCGCCGTCACCGCCGAGCTGCGTGATCACGGTCGACGTCGCGAGCACGGCCATGATCGCGAGGAACGTCTCCCAACCGATCGACGTCAGCCACGAGATGATGCCGGGCACCTTCTGCCCGTGCACGCCGAATGCGGCGCGGCTGAGCACCATGGTCGGCGCTGAGCCGCGCTTGCCCGCGATCGCGATGAGGCCGCAGAGGAAGAACGACACGACGATGCCGATGATCGCGACCATCGTCGCCTGCCAGAACGAGATGCCGAAGCCGAGAATGAACGCGCCGTACGACATGCCGAACACCGACACGTTCGCGGCGAACCACGGCCAGAACAGGTCGGATGGCTTCGCGGTGCGCTGCGACGGGTCGACGACGTCGATGCCCTGGCGCTCGATCAGCCCGGCGGATGCGGCGGGCACCGCGCCGCTCGAGGAGGAACCCGACAAATCAGGTGGTGTCTGCGTCGACATGGAGGCCTTTCGCTGGGGAGTCTTTTCGGCATCCTATGTTCCCGCGAGCCGCCCCGCAGCGCCGATGTCGCTCGATTTCACCCCCACCGTCGGCAGCGAACGCTCCGCCGCGCAGCCGCATCGACCCAAGCACCCCACGAGTGAGTGCGAGAGAATGAACGCATGACCGAATTGCGCCTGTCCGCGGAAGTCACCATCGACCCGAGCACGACCGAGATCATGGGCGTGCTCAACGTCACCCCCGACTCGTTCAGCGACGGGGGCACCCTCAACTTCGAGAGCGCCGAGGCGCGTACCGCATCCGCGCTCGACCGCGCGTATCGGCTGGTGGCGCAGGGCGCGACGATCATCGACGTCGGCGGCGAATCGACTCGCCCCGGTGCCCAGCGCGTGCCTCAGGCCGAAGAGCTCGCACGCGTGCTGCCGGTCGTGCAGCAGCTCGTGGCCGACGGCATCCCGGTCTCGGTCGACACGATGTACGCAGAGACCGCGGCGGCCTGCCTCGACGCGGGCGACGTCATCATCAACGACGTGTCGGGTGGTCGGTCCGATGAGCGGATGCTTGAAGTCGTCGCCGAGCGCGGCGCGCGGTTCATCCTCAGCCACTGGCGCGGCCACAGCGTCATCATGAACGACCTCGCCGACTACGACGACACCGCTGCCGAAGTGCTCGCCGAGTTGCAGCAGATGCGCGACCGAGCTGTCGCCGCGGGCGTCGCGCCCGGGCGGATCATCCTCGACCCCGGCCTCGGCTTCGCGAAGGATCGCGACGACAACTGGGCCGTGCTCAGCCACCTGCACGAGCTGCAGCGGCTCGGGCATCCGGTGCTCATCGGGGTGAGCCGCAAGCGCTTCATCGGCCAGCTCCTGCCTGAGGATGCGCCGGTCGCCGCCCGCGACCTGCCCACCGCCGTCGTCTCTGCCCTCTGCGCCGAGCGCGGCGTGTGGGGCGTGCGCGTGCACAACGTCGCGGCGACCCGCGTCGCCATCGACACGGTCTCGGCCTGGCAGAACGGCGCCGACCTCCGCGAGCAAGGCGCCGAGCATTGAGCGAGCGGGATGCTGGGCTCGGCCGGGATGCGCAGCAACAGTCGGGCTCAGCCTCCGAGCCGGATGCGCGCGAGCAGTCGAGCGCGAACGCGCCGGCTGGAGGAGTCGCGCCCGGCAGCTCGGCCGCGAACGCGCCCGCCGCATCCGCGACCCAGCGCATCCACCCGGCCGAGGCCGCGATTCAGCTCACGCCGAACCGCCCGGGCCCGGCTGCGCATCCGGCCCTGCCCGCGCCCGAACTCGACCGCATCGTCATCGAGCGGCTGCACGTGCATGGGCGCCACGGCGTCTTCGCGCACGAGCGCGCGAACGGCCAGGACTTCTACATCGACGCCGAGGTCTGGATTGATACGCGCGCGGCCGCCGCATCCGACGAGATTGAGCAGACGGTGCACTACGGCCACCTCATGCGCGCGCTCTACGAGGTCGCGATGCAAGAGCCGGTCGACCTGCTCGAGACCCTCGCCGAGCGGCTCGCGGCCGTGACCTTCGCGTTTGCCGGGCCGCAGGCCGTGCGCATCACGGTGCACAAGCCGCAGGCGCCGGTGAAGCTGCGCTTCGATGACGTGATGATTTCAATTTTGCGGTACCGACCCGAGGGTGCGCAGCCCATCGAGGCGCGCCGCCCAAGCGCCCGCGCGGTCATCGCGCTCGGCTCGAATCTGGGCGATCGCGAGGCGACGATTCGCGACGCGTTCGAAGAGATCGAGGCGCTCGACGGCGTCTGGCCGCACCTGCGCTCGAGCCTCTACGAGACGCCCGCGCTCACGACGCACGGTATCGACGAGTCGGCGCCGGCCTACCTCAACGCGGTGATTGCGGTGCACACGAGCCTCGAGCCGCACGAGCTGCTCGACCGGCTGCAGCAGATCGAAACCGGGCACGGCCGCGTGCGCGCCGAGCGGTGGGGGAGTCGCACGCTCGACCTCGATATCGTCGAGCACGGCGGGCTGCAGCTGCACGATGCGACGCTCGAGCTGCCGCATCCGCGCGCGTTCGAGCGCGCCTTCGTGCTCGCGCCCTGGGCCGAGATCGAGCCCGAGGCGTCGCTGCCCGGCCGCGGACCAATTCGCGAGCTGCTCGCGAACGCCGCCGACCGAGTCGAGAGGTACCGCGGATGACCCGCACCAACCCCTGGCGCCTCGTCCTGCTCTTTGTCGCGGCCGGCGTCGTCGTCTGGGCCCTGCAGGTGTGGCTCACGTCGGGCGGCTCGGCGACCATCGTGCCGTCGCTGCCATTCGGTATCACGCTGCTGCTCATCGGCGTCGTCACGATCGTGCTCGCGTGGCCGGTGCGCCGCTACACGCAGGCGCTACGCAAGGCGCAGGATGTGAGCGACCGCCGGCGTGACGACGCGGACGACGACCGGCCTGAGTGGCGCGAGGTGTCGAGCAAGCGGGTGGATCCGCAGCGCGCGATGCTCGCGCTCGCGCTCGCGAAGGCGTCGAGCCTGGGCGGCAGCATTTTCGCCGGAGGATGCACAGCGACGGTCTTGTGGCTCGCCTCGCGCACCGTCGTTGGCGCGGGAATGCCGCTTGCGATCGTCTCGCTCGTGTGCGCCGTCGCGCTGCTCGTCGCGGGCCTCGTTGCCGAAAACTGGTGCGCCCTCCCGCCCGACGACAGCGAGCCGGCCGGCGACCAGGTCCCCACCGCGAGCTAACCCGGTCACGCGTCGGATTACCCGACGTGGGGAGGGGCTGAGGGAGATGTCCCTCATCCCCTCCCCACGTCGGGAAATCCACCGCGTTTCGGGGGCAACTGCGCCCGGCGGGTCGCGCCTGTCTCGCTCGGGGCCGCGGTGAGGCGCTCCGTCGCCCCGAAGCGAGGCAGGCGGAGGCGTCTTGGGTGGGTTGTTAGGTGGTGTGCGTCGGGTAGATGCACGCAGGGGTGGCATCGTGCGTTGCGTCGAAGGAGGCGTCGGGTAAGACATCGGCATCAGCGATGTTGTGGGAAACGCACATATTGGCCAGCTCGTACGACGCCTCTTTGCCGCTGCGGCTGGCGAGCACGAGACTCGATCGCCGACGCGTGCGGAGGTGCGGGCAGACCAGTGCTTGCGACATTCTCGTCGCCATCGTCACTGGCCCCGCAGTTTTTGGCACGTCGCCGATGAGTCGCAACAGCCAGAGCCTCGACTCGTTGCGCAGAGCCTCGACTGGTTGCCAGACCCCCGACTCGTTGCCGAGAGCCTTGGACAGTTGTGCTGCATCGGTCGGGTCAGGTTCCCGGTGCACGTCACACACGACCTCAGCCTAGAAACAAATTGCAGCATGACTATGTCGAACGAGCGTCGCTCTCGTATCCCTGGGACGGATGCGGTGAGCGGCCCGTGTGCCCGCTAGCTGACGGCGTCGGTCACGGTGTCGTCGGGACTTGCGGCGTTCGGGCCGGCATCACCTTCGCTGTCGGGCGTCGACGGGTCGGTCGGCGACTCGCCGCTCGAGTCGCCGTTGCCGGATGTGTCGCCGGGTCCGCCGGTGTTCGTCTCGCCGCCGGTGCCAGAGCCGCTGCCAGAGCCGCTGCCAGTGCCGCCATCCGTGGTGCCCGTGTCGCCGCCACCGCCGGCAGCGCCGTCGGTCGACCCGTTCGTGTCAGTCGAAACCGGCACACAGGTGCCGTTCGCGTCGAACTGCAGGCCGTCAGCGCAAGGCTCGATGTCGCCGCCGGTGCCACCCGAGCCGCTGCCGCCTGACCCAGACCCGCCTGACCCAGCGCCACCCGTCCCAGATCCACCCGCATTCGGGTCAATCGGAACCTCGGGGCTGTCGTTATCCGGCTTCGGCGCCTGCGGCAGCGACTCGGACGGCACGGGCGTGCGCGTCGCCGGCCGCGAGGGTGTCGGGCTTTGCGTCGGTGTCGTCGTTGCAGTGACCGTGGGCGTCGATGTCGGAGTTTCGGTCGCCATTGGCCCGGTCGCGGATGACTGCAGGAACAACGAGAGCGCGCCACCAGCGACCACCAGGGCGACCGCTACGATACCCACGACGAGCAGGTTGCGCGGCTGACGCATCCAGGCCGAAAACCGCGCGAACGCGCCGGGCCCTGCCTCTTCGAGCAGTCCGCCATAGTCATTAAGGGGCTGGGTCACTGGGGTGTTGCCGTTCTCTAGAGCAGGCGCAGACTCTGCGTATTCACTGCATTATCGCAAGATTTTTGCGGTATAGGCATCACCAGAGGGTGGCCAAATGCTATTCAACACGGGTCACACCAGTATCACTAGACCCAGTCAGTGCCCAGCGGCCAACAACTCGTGCGAGCCGCTACGGAGCATCCATCGCACGCATGATTCCGGCGCCGCGTGGCCGCGCGGGTGGCTAGGCTTTCCCGAGACACCCACCCGAGGTCGAGAGGCAGCAATGCAATACCCCGATACGCCCGGCATTCAATGGCGCAGAATTTCGTCGAAGCTCGCGTTCCGCACCCTGGTCGGCGCGATCATCTGGCTGGTGATTTTCGTGGGCGTCACGATCGGCCTCACGTTCATTCCGGGCTCGTTCCCGTGGTGGATCATCGGCCTCGTCTTCGTCATCATCGCTGCCATCGAGATTCCGATGTCGTTCATTCGCGTGCGCAGCATCGGCTATGCCCTGCGCGACGATGACCTCGTCTTCAAGCGCGGCGTCATCTCGAAGCGCCTCGTCGCGGTGCCGTACGGCCGCCTCCAGGTCATCGACGTCAGCCGCGGACTGCTCGACCGCATGCTCGGCATCGCGTCGCTCACCACGGTGACCGCCGCGGCGTCGACGAACGTGAGCATCCCGGGGCTCACCCCGACCGAGGCCGACGAGCTGCGCGACCACCTCATCCGCGTCGCCGAGACCCGACGGGCTGGCCTGTAATGGCAGACGATTTCGAGCAGCAGGACCGCCCGCCGGCGCCAGGCCAAGGGCAGGATGCGCAGGCTCAGGCCGCGGGCCAGGGCCAGGATGCGCGGGCTCAGGCCGCGGGCCACAGCCACAATGCGCAGGGCCGCGCCGGTCAGCCGCAGCCGGATGCGCAGGGCCAGTTCGGTCAGCACCAGCAGCAGTACCCGGCGCACCAGCCATTTGGGCAGCAGCCCGGGCCGCAGTACGGGCAGACGCCGGGGCGCCCGCCGTTCCAGCAGGCGCCGAACCAGGCTCCGCCGCAGGCCGCACCCGCGGCCCAGCCGATGAGCCGGCGCGAAGCGCGGCAGGCCGCGCAACGCGAGGCCGCCGGACAGCAAGTGCACGGACAACAGCAGCCCCAGCAGGTGCCGCCGGCTCCGCCGCAGGTGCCGAACCAGCAGCCTCCGCAGGGCTACCCGCAGCAGCAGCCTGGCGAGCAGCGGCCGGGTCAACCTCCGCAGGGCTACCAACAACAGCCCGGTCACCAGCAAGGTTTCGGCCAGTACCCGGGTCAGCCGCAGCAGGGACGGCCCCAGCCGCAGCAACCACAACAAGGGTTCCCGCCGCAACCCCAGCAGGGCTACCCCCAGCAGCCGCAGCAGCAGTTCCCGCCGCAGGCCCCCGCCGGCGTCGGCGATCTCGCCGACGGAAACTGGCACCGACTGCATCCGGCTACCCTCTGGATCAACATCGTCGGCGGCATTTTTGCGTTCTTCTGGGTCGGCATCGCGCTGCTCATGAGCTTCTTTCCCGCCGTGGCCGAGGACGGCCTGCCGAGCTGGGTGATCTTGCTCGCGCTGGTTGGCGTGTTCGTCGTGTTTATCCTCGCGATCCTCGGCACGTGGCTCGGCTACCGCAACACTGAGTTCCGGCTTACCGACGAGGTCTTTGAGCTGCGCAAGGGCGTGCTCAATAAATCGAACCGCCAGGTGCGCTTCGACCGCCTCCAGTCGGTCAACCTCAACCGCCCGGTGTTCGCGCGCATCTTCAACCTCACCGATGTCGAGACGTCGGGCGCGGGCGACAAGGCCGGCTTCTCGCTGAAGTACCTCAACGCCGACCAGGCGAACGGCCTGCGCGCCGAGCTCCTGCGCCGCGCATCCGGTGCCAAGAAGCGCCAGAACGAGCGTCGCCACCAGCGCGCCGAGCAGGCGGCGGCCCCGACTGGCCAGTACGCCGGACCCGCCGGGCCCGCAGCGCCGGGCGCCCCGGGCATCCCCGGCGCCCCGATGCAGCCGGGCACGACCCCGCCGCCGGCCCCGCGCCGCGGCCAGCTCAGCGCGTTCGTCGACCGCGCGGTCGAGGACTTCGCCGGCCCCGAGCTCAGTCCCGAACTCGTCGCTGAGCAGTCGGTCGTGCGCGTGAAGCCCGCCCGCATGGCGGCGACCGCGGCGCTTGGCGGCGTGCTCGCGGCGGCGATCCTCATCGTCGTGAGCATCATCGGCTACATCGTCGTGCGCGGCATCCTCGGCGCGGCGTTGCGCGGCGGCGTGCCGTTCGGATTCGACGTCGCGTGGCTGCTCGGCTCGGTCGGCACGATCGGCTTCGTGCTGTTTATCACGCTCGTCTCGGCGGGCAGCACCGCGCTCGGCAACATGCAGTACACGATCGCGGGCACGCCCGACGGTCTGCGCGTCGGCCGCGGCATTCTGAACCAGACGAACGACACGCTGCCGCCGGGCCGCATCCACTCGATCGAGGTGCGACAGCCGGTGCTCTGGAAGCCGTTCAAGTGGTACTCGATTCGCGTCAACCGCGCCGATGTGCAAACCGGCAGCTCGCAGCAGGAGCAGCAGAACGCCCTGCAGCGCTTCATCGTGCTGCCGGTCGGCACGCGCGGCGAGGTCGAGCGAGTGCTGCAGCTCATCATGCCGATGCACATGAACCCGCGCACCGCGCAGCTGCTCGAGTCGGGCTTCAAGGGCGGCCGCAACCGCGAGTTCACGCCGGCGCCGCTGCGCGCGTGGTGGCTGCACCCGTTCAGCATCCGCTTCATCGGTGGCGCCATCGACGGCGGCGTCGTCTACATTCGCACCGGCTGGCTCACGCGGTCGATCGCGATGGTGCCGGGCGAGCGCATCCAGTCGGTGACCGCGCGC
The Gulosibacter sediminis genome window above contains:
- a CDS encoding DUF5819 family protein, which produces MTTSETKKKRSPLVRVVLAVAALFTAWHVFASFLWIAPTSPMREVVPGNALSSYMIPFFGQSWSVFAPAPINGDYTFKVRAQVEGDDGELTETEWVDATAVELSMIQYNLFPPRAGIQSTQVASSYKGSFDDLNADHRVVVALNYFEDDFEQRLEDKLDEYGDENAVDAYMPTEHMATAYATQVAHAIWGDGVVRVQFEVTRQNVIPFEQRNDADATLPDPTILSPGWRGTVRNEGQSDEAFEEIFRDTYEGMQE
- a CDS encoding HTTM domain-containing protein gives rise to the protein MSGRAGFGTQVRRVLVGIGSFIAEGVTALLRGAGKLIRQGYDFAEAWLLDSKKATYGLAITRILLGAAAVGLLVSNFRTRLYSFGSGSLWNGEGIEAVSDFPKIWLFSWFHNAMANDAAYTALYLLLLALAVAFTLGWRTRVVHPVFLVLWVSFIEANDMLGDQGDNMYRIALFFMLFADCAGRWSLDARRREKRGLEPKSENWRQIQNLLHNLVLVILTAQVSFVYVSGALYKAGGAPWQHGHAVYDPLMTERFGTWPVLSDLITSWGPLVTVAAWGSIIMQLAFPFLLLTRFTRVIGLFAILTFHVAIGVLMGLPWFSLSMIAIDSIFVRDRTWRAIAHGHGQRIRGAAAVARERVPAP
- the ftsH gene encoding ATP-dependent zinc metalloprotease FtsH — encoded protein: MKTLKKLLKSPITIVLLAVIVIGIGFSLINQQGNTEVTTQQGLEILKKDKLKTVTIVQGDNRVNIEFVEADEEYGQQAHFYFVDARAEAVVGAVDGADIAENYNDEVPGPNWFSTALSLLLPLVLIGFFVWLMLSSMQGGGAGGMMKFGKSKAKLVNKEDPQVTFADVAGANEALEELAEIKDFLKEPDKFLAVGAKIPKGVLLYGPPGTGKTLLAKAVAGEAGTPFYSISGSDFVEMFVGVGASRVRDLFEQAKQNAPAIIFIDEIDAVGRQRGVGMGGGNDEREQTLNQLLVEMDGFDATTNVILIAATNRPDVLDPALLRPGRFDRQIGVDAPDLEGRRKILEVHSKGKPIAKDVDLSVVARKTPGFTGADLANVLNEAALLTARLGAQIVDARAIDEAIDRVIAGPQRRSRVMNDQEKLITAYHEGGHAIAAAALRHTDPVTKITILPRGRALGYTMVVPLEDKYSVTRNELLDQLTYAMGGRIAEELVFHDPTTGASNDIEKATKTARKMVTEYGMSNTVGAIKLGENEGESPYSRSQGAPYSDTTAVVVDREVQGLLEQAQQEAWWVLTNNRDVLDRLAAELLDVETIGHERLAEIFEGIVKLPERPQWLSSPERPVSSRPPVPLKPHLPASGEEAPSSHATGAGEDAPGHGEGAGAPGAGAGQPGSGAGQPGAGQPGGGHAPGGAGEPDGGAHPGGAPQPGFGGDKPGVTDVHPGLDRPEPGSGLDNPEGPTRPGAWS
- the folE gene encoding GTP cyclohydrolase I; the encoded protein is MAVDAQRAQAAVRELLAACGLDPDSAQFARTPARVAAAAAELFAGVGVDAVAPLIEGRISLGEPDAAPSVNRLEAVESGQPVLLRNIRFRSVCEHHLLPFDGWVQLAYLPGDSIIGFGRLYDLVETLSSAPTLQERLGDDLVDAIMTGLDARGAIAVLEARQGCVADRGPRQSDSETVTLATRGAFNNPDARAEVLRLIALGASDRDE